A section of the Micromonas commoda chromosome 14, complete sequence genome encodes:
- the IFT80 gene encoding intraflagellar transport 80 (Intraflagellar Transport or IFT refers to the cellular process essential for the formation and maintenance of eukaryotic cilia and flagella), producing MRLNVTSTSNVHKELVACVGWNAFNELYSCGDDKTVSRWDINGDAGGKVRTDRYVTDMHWFPAGKGGGSTGGNDVFACSFSDGCFRILTRGGRVERHVPDAHRGACVSLRWNPDGTALATCGEDGALKTWGRNGMLRAVLEQLQHAIHAISWSPSCDAVAAGCGKDLYVKSADPGGRKTIRWKAHDGAVLAVDWSPRGDVIVSGGEDCRYRVWDAFGRTLYASPTMDHPTTSCAWAPGGDVFAVGSFERAYLCDRTGWSSPGGGKCQLADGFGSVFGLAWSPDGTTLAGCGGGGYVFVAGTVGDAKEWGDAEASVSEADPHAVIVRCVSRENTSSTIELRDRASRLSLAHGYLVCVTTNQVCVYRADVQTGRWSNQPACVLDVRDVVTLVLQCRACFLLCTGGADGGAARVYGYEGRMICELKTQGFARPESLSDGVVALAPDTCAVVDRNDARVVRFLDTNAGRPVGTDVTHDLDVVHVALSQNGQAPDRRCAFVDANRDVYVVPVLRRGADENHALLATMVDDVRWSDTTDMLAAMCDGTLHAWYYPDAFYVDPDLAPRTKLVKHAGQAGVDFGKSPRIVAFDGARCTVRRVDGARIACSVSAHAPVLYKHVLANQWDRAIRLCRFVKDDSMWACLAAMAVANKDLNTAEIAYAAVEEVEKVQFVQAIKKIPTEEGRMAELALFRRKPDEAESILLQAGAVYRAIDMHVRLFNWRRALDLAVQHRTHVDTVLYRRARYLEEAQRRETDESFKEYSRSVQVDEEAVLAKIAQEGEKEKERARPVGGGVGGGGGGRTSRDTGGAPPSVRSMMRESGSASGGSSARSRASRR from the exons CCGCGGGTAAAGGCGGCGGATCCACCGGCGGCAACGACGTGTTCGCGTGCTCCTTCTCGGACGGATGCTTCCGGATCCTCACGAGAGGCGGTCGCGTGGAGCGGCACGTCCCGGACGCGCACCGCGGGGCGTGCGTCTCCCTCCGATGGAACCCCGACggaaccgcgctcgcgacgtgcggcgaggacggagcGCTGAAGACGTGGGGCAGGAACGGCAtgctccgcgcggtgctcgagcaGCTCCAACACGCCATCCACGCCATCTCGTGGTCGCCCtcgtgcgacgccgtcgccgcgggatgcGGCAAAGACCTGTACGTGAAATCCGCGGACCCCGGCGGGCGCAAGACGATACGGTGGAAGgcgcacgacggcgcggtgctcgcggtggactggtccccgcggggcgacgtcatcgtgtCCGGAGGCGAGGACTGCAGGTACCGCGTGTGGGACGCGTTCGGCCGAACGCTGTACGCGTCGCCCACGATGGACcacccgacgacgtcgtgcgcgtgggcgccgggcggggacgTGTTCGCCGTCGGATCCTTCGAGCGCGCGTACCTGTGCGACAGGACGGGGTGGTcgtccccgggcggcggTAAATGCCAATTAGCCGACGGCTTCGGCAGCGTGTTTGGTTTGGCGTGGTCCCCCGACgggacgacgctcgcgggttgcggcgggggcggatacgtcttcgtcgcgggAACCGTTGGAGATGCGAAGGAgtggggcgacgccgaggcgtccgTGAGCGAGGCGGATCCGCACGCCGTGATCGTCAGGTGCGTGTCACGGGAgaacacgtcgtcgacgatcgaGCTGAGAGAcagggcgtcgaggctgtcgcTCGCGCACGGGTACTTGGTGTGCGTCACGACGAACCAGGTTTGCGTGTACAGAGCGGACGTACAGACCGGCCGGTGGTCCAACCAACCCGCGTGCGTGCTGGACGTGCGGGACGTCGTCACCCTGGTGCTGCAGTGCCGCGCGTGCTTTTTGCTGTGCacgggaggcgcggacggcggcgccgcgagggtatACGGGTACGAGGGGCGAATGATTTGCGAGCTCAAGACGCAGGGCTTCGCGCGGCCCGAGTCGCTGtcggacggcgtcgtcgcgctcgcccccgacacgtgcgccgtcgtggacaggaacgacgcgcgcgtcgtccgattCCTCGACACGAACGCTGGTAGGCCCGTGGGTACGGACGTGACGCACGACTTGGACGTCGTTCACGTGGCGCTGTCGCAAAACGGCCAAGCGCCCGATCGACGATGCGCCTTTGTCGACGCCAACCGCGACGTCTACGTCGTCCCGGTGCTCCGACGCGGTGCCGACGAAAATCACGCGCTC CTGGCGACGAtggtcgacgacgtgcggTGGAGCGACACGACGGacatgctcgccgcgatgtgCGACGGTACGCTGCACGCGTGGTACTATCCCGACGCTTTCTACGTCGACCCGGACTTGGCGCCCCGGACGAAGCTGGTCAAGCACGCCGGTCAAGCGGGCGTCGACTTTGGCAAGTCCccgcgcatcgtcgcgttcgacggcgcgcggtgcacgGTGCGCAGGGTGGATGGCGCGAGAATCGCGTGCTCGGtgagcgcgcacgcgccggtgCTTTACAAACACGTCTTGGCGAACCAGTGGGACCGCGCGATTCGTCTGTGCCGTTTCGTGAAGGACGACTCGATGTGGGcctgcctcgcggcgatggcggtggCGAACAAGGACCTGAACACCGCGGAGATTgcgtacgcggcggtggaggaggtggagaaGGTGCAGTTTGTGCAGGCGATCAAGAAGATTCCGACGGAGGAGGGGCGGATGGCTGAGCTGGCGCTGTTTCGGCGCAAACCGGACGAGGCCGAGTCGATTTTGTTGCAAGCGGGTGCCGTGTACAGGGCCATCGACATGCACGTGCGACTGTTCAACTGGCGGAGGGCGCTGGACCTCGCGGTGCAGCACAGAACGCACGTGGACACCGTGCTctatcgccgcgcgcgctacctcgaggaggcgcagaGGCGCGAAACCGACGAGAGCTTCAAGGAGTACTCGCGGTCCGTGCAGGTGGACGAGGAAGCGGTGCTGGCGAAGATTGCGCAGGAGGGCGAAAAGGAGAAGGAACGCGCGAGGCCCGTGGGAGGAGGAgtaggaggaggaggaggcggtaggacgtcgcgcgatacggggggggcgccgccgagcgtgCGGAGCATGATGCGCGAGAGTGGGTCCGCGTCTGGTGGTTCGTCCGCCAGGTCTCGCGCGAGCAGGCGATGA